A window of Candidatus Omnitrophota bacterium contains these coding sequences:
- a CDS encoding phosphatidylglycerophosphatase A: MRKRVKLITSFFYLGHSPYMPGTMGSLGGLVVYFLVRKNEILYAFCIFFLFILGMIFAGEAENIYGRKDSRMIVIDEACGMLLSLFFVPYSLLAVVLGFFLFRIFDILKIPPAKQMERMTGSMGVMFDDIVAAIYTNLLLQLIFRYIYVKV, from the coding sequence ATGCGAAAAAGGGTTAAACTGATAACGAGCTTTTTCTATCTGGGCCACTCTCCTTATATGCCGGGCACGATGGGCAGCCTGGGAGGGCTGGTGGTATATTTTCTTGTCAGGAAGAACGAGATACTTTACGCCTTCTGCATATTTTTCCTCTTCATCCTGGGCATGATATTCGCGGGGGAGGCGGAGAATATATACGGGCGCAAGGATTCAAGGATGATAGTGATAGACGAGGCCTGCGGCATGCTTTTGAGCCTCTTCTTTGTGCCTTACAGCCTGCTGGCTGTGGTCCTGGGATTCTTCCTTTTCAGGATATTCGATATATTGAAGATACCACCCGCGAAACAGATGGAGAGAATGACCGGATCGATGGGCGTCATGTTCGATGACATAGTTGCCGCAATATATACAAACCTTCTACTGCAATTAATATTCCGCTACATTTACGTTAAGGTATAA
- the pgsA gene encoding CDP-diacylglycerol--glycerol-3-phosphate 3-phosphatidyltransferase — MNLPNKLTILRIILAFAFIFLILSAGLAAKVAAFLVFLLASITDALDGFLAKRNNQITDFGKLMDPVADKILVLSAFLVFVEMGIIPAWMVIVIVFREVAITGIRMLALTKGRVIPADGSGRHKTVWQMFSIYVILIFLILREGGRAAFGFWGGRPELIYSNVIYVIMLITVAFTLASGVSFLMKNREVITNAKKG, encoded by the coding sequence GTGAACCTTCCGAATAAACTTACAATACTGCGGATAATCCTCGCTTTCGCGTTTATATTTTTAATATTGTCGGCAGGCCTTGCGGCGAAAGTGGCGGCTTTCCTCGTATTCCTTTTAGCGTCCATCACGGACGCCCTTGACGGATTCCTCGCTAAACGCAACAACCAGATTACGGACTTCGGAAAACTGATGGATCCCGTCGCGGACAAGATTCTTGTCCTGTCGGCCTTCCTCGTATTTGTCGAAATGGGGATTATCCCGGCATGGATGGTCATCGTCATCGTCTTCAGGGAGGTTGCGATAACCGGGATACGGATGCTTGCGCTTACTAAAGGAAGAGTGATCCCCGCCGATGGAAGCGGACGGCATAAGACGGTCTGGCAGATGTTCTCGATATATGTGATACTTATATTCCTTATATTGAGAGAAGGCGGCAGAGCAGCATTCGGGTTCTGGGGCGGGCGTCCGGAGCTTATATATTCAAACGTTATCTATGTTATCATGCTGATAACGGTTGCGTTTACATTGGCGAGCGGGGTATCCTTTCTAATGAAAAACAGGGAGGTAATAACCAATGCGAAAAAGGGTTAA
- the rimO gene encoding 30S ribosomal protein S12 methylthiotransferase RimO, whose translation MIKVGIISLGCARNLLDSEVIAGSLKKQGLKIAGVGSGVDICVINTCSFTGQAREESVDAILEISQLKKEGRIKRIVVCGCLPQLYKEKLIDELPEVDLFLGSSDFPELPRLIKNLKGGKPRSHVSRAPNYLYSENTPRYMMTPSHYAYVKVSEGCCNHCSYCIIPRLRGTFRSRPINSVINEIKKLSVSGTLKEVNLIGQDTTLFGYDRYGKKRLPAGSKTFAWQAGLEELLRRVCALKNSVEWIRILYTHPAHYTNGLISAISEEEKICKYLDLPIQHISDKVLKSMNRRTTGADISRLIEKLRKDIRGLVLRTSIIVGFPGETDRDFEELTAFMKETAFERCGAFIYSREEGTAAAKMKGQVPESVKRERFDCLMKLQQRISLSKNKRLIGRTVKVLIDDKTEGEKDIFEGRTQGDAPEVDGVAHVSGKNVKVGGFCDVRITEALEYDLVGKKV comes from the coding sequence ATGATCAAAGTCGGAATAATCAGCCTCGGCTGCGCCAGAAATCTGCTCGACTCTGAAGTGATAGCAGGTTCTTTGAAAAAACAGGGTCTGAAGATTGCCGGTGTCGGGAGCGGAGTAGATATCTGCGTTATAAATACCTGCTCCTTTACCGGCCAGGCAAGGGAAGAGTCGGTCGACGCGATCCTGGAAATATCCCAACTGAAAAAAGAAGGCAGGATAAAGCGCATCGTCGTGTGCGGATGCCTGCCGCAGTTGTATAAAGAGAAGCTAATCGACGAACTTCCCGAAGTCGACCTCTTCCTCGGCTCAAGCGATTTCCCTGAACTGCCGCGGCTTATCAAAAACCTTAAGGGCGGAAAGCCGAGGTCCCACGTATCGCGCGCGCCAAATTATCTTTACAGCGAAAATACTCCGAGATATATGATGACGCCGAGCCATTACGCTTATGTCAAGGTCTCGGAGGGCTGCTGCAACCACTGCAGTTATTGTATAATCCCGCGGTTACGCGGCACATTCAGGTCGAGACCGATAAATTCCGTTATAAACGAAATAAAGAAGTTATCTGTTTCGGGGACGTTGAAAGAGGTGAACCTGATCGGCCAGGACACGACCCTGTTCGGCTATGACAGGTACGGCAAGAAGCGCCTGCCCGCCGGCAGTAAAACATTTGCGTGGCAGGCGGGCCTGGAAGAGTTGTTGCGGAGGGTATGCGCTCTTAAGAACAGCGTTGAGTGGATCCGCATTTTGTACACCCATCCCGCGCACTACACGAACGGGCTGATATCCGCCATAAGTGAAGAAGAAAAGATCTGTAAATATCTTGACCTGCCGATACAGCATATTTCGGACAAGGTCCTAAAAAGCATGAACAGGCGGACTACCGGGGCGGACATATCGCGCCTGATAGAAAAATTGAGGAAGGACATTCGCGGTCTGGTCCTCAGGACTTCGATAATAGTCGGGTTTCCCGGCGAGACAGACAGGGATTTTGAAGAACTGACGGCTTTTATGAAAGAGACGGCTTTTGAGCGGTGCGGCGCGTTTATCTATTCAAGGGAGGAAGGGACCGCGGCCGCGAAGATGAAAGGGCAGGTCCCGGAGAGCGTGAAGAGAGAGCGGTTCGACTGCCTCATGAAGCTGCAGCAGCGCATCTCGCTTTCCAAAAATAAACGGTTGATCGGCAGGACGGTCAAAGTGCTGATTGATGATAAGACGGAGGGTGAGAAGGATATATTTGAAGGCCGCACGCAGGGCGATGCCCCGGAGGTGGACGGCGTGGCGCACGTTTCCGGCAAGAACGTAAAAGTGGGCGGTTTTTGCGATGTCAGGATAACCGAAGCGCTGGAGTACGACCTGGTCGGGAAAAAAGTATGA
- a CDS encoding helix-turn-helix transcriptional regulator yields MATNNTESTAISMAGLGEKLKEAREKKGLTIEETQKHTHIHSSVIRALEEGRCDEMLTPTYVKSFLKKYSQYLGLDQKETQKAYAAVHPELQNQVINMPSPLEDRSFSIGGLMRFARSVIIFIVVVFIFAFVWNKAVHFLKEVRLSHASRPVKAAKTVPRQTAARKSNVAPARTSSRKEAPKEEVNRSDSPRITVSKNTPLKLSLTVKQAVLIGLKADDRLIFKRVMPKGSVETFTAKNSFNIYVAKAESIELSLNGQSFSPGKGVVENIEITRKGIRVK; encoded by the coding sequence GTGGCAACCAATAATACTGAATCGACCGCGATCTCCATGGCCGGCTTAGGCGAGAAGCTGAAAGAGGCCAGGGAAAAGAAGGGCCTTACGATAGAGGAGACCCAGAAGCATACCCACATACATTCGAGCGTCATCAGGGCTCTCGAAGAGGGAAGATGCGATGAAATGCTGACGCCGACGTATGTGAAGAGCTTCCTGAAAAAGTATTCTCAGTATTTGGGTCTGGACCAGAAAGAGACGCAGAAGGCTTATGCGGCGGTTCACCCTGAATTACAGAACCAGGTTATCAACATGCCGTCGCCGCTTGAAGACAGGTCCTTCAGTATCGGCGGGCTCATGCGTTTCGCAAGATCCGTCATAATATTTATAGTAGTGGTATTCATATTTGCTTTTGTCTGGAACAAAGCTGTGCATTTCCTCAAAGAAGTCAGGCTAAGCCACGCCTCCAGGCCGGTAAAGGCGGCAAAGACTGTTCCCAGGCAGACTGCTGCGCGCAAGTCTAATGTGGCGCCGGCTAGAACGTCAAGCAGGAAAGAGGCCCCTAAAGAAGAAGTCAATAGATCCGACTCGCCCAGGATAACAGTTTCTAAAAATACGCCGTTAAAATTGTCACTGACCGTAAAACAGGCTGTCCTCATAGGGTTGAAGGCCGACGACAGGCTGATCTTTAAACGCGTCATGCCAAAAGGCTCGGTGGAGACATTTACCGCCAAAAACAGTTTTAACATCTATGTCGCTAAGGCCGAATCGATAGAACTCAGCCTTAACGGCCAATCTTTTTCTCCCGGGAAAGGCGTCGTCGAAAATATCGAGATCACGAGAAAAGGGATAAGGGTAAAATAG
- a CDS encoding DNA translocase FtsK, which translates to MDKTRWNEIQAIVLFAAAILVFISLITFSFSDLQLFTSKPNVPVRNFAGLFGVYLGAALIFMMGLSSYVIPLLILSWAVARLSGITPQKIYFKIFGTFFLILASSSIFSLIGKGDNSFRFSLGGVAGLVFSDFLVKYLGRGGALLIIAVLFLLSVLLATEFLLLPFLTGLFGRLKAFGENADERAAERRDKPLFTVRKPVIKIANGEKQSAAQAARPPIARKPEREVPIRINLPPERKDVVVKKPAPRVAVAVKAPSQETVKTAVPSMAAASAPVAKYILPGLDLLDSPPPMESRKIKDDFEGNARILEETLRDFDIEGKVVEINKGPVITRYELELAPGVKLHRITSLGDNIALAMKAQSVRIVAPIPGKGTVGFEVPNSKSALVYLREVIDSPEYKDSRSKLKLGIGKDIAGMPVVADLATMPHLLIAGATGSGKTVCVNTIITSLLYNSTPEDVKFIMIDPKRVELAVFNGLPHLLSPVVTDTKKVESTLAWVVSEMDSRYELFAKFGVRNIDLYNAKFGPAGSEARGGAGNGAGARLPYIVIIIDELADLMMVAQADVEGAITRLAQLSRAVGIHIIIATQRPSVDVITGVIKANFPARISFKVASKVDSRTVLDMNGADKLLGRGDMLFVEPGAAKPVRAQCSLISDKEIESITNFIKSQRQPEYVEGILEVQKKTSFKKFEKDEVYGEAVKMILETGQASVSVLQRRLGLGYTRAARLIDMMEDEGIVGPYQGSKPRDLLMTLEEYQAKSGNQ; encoded by the coding sequence ATGGACAAGACAAGATGGAATGAGATACAAGCTATCGTATTATTCGCCGCGGCGATCCTCGTTTTTATAAGTCTCATCACTTTCAGCTTTTCAGATCTACAGCTTTTCACTTCAAAGCCGAATGTGCCGGTCAGGAATTTTGCAGGGCTCTTCGGCGTCTACCTGGGCGCTGCCCTTATCTTCATGATGGGCCTTAGCTCATATGTTATACCGCTTCTCATACTTTCATGGGCTGTAGCGCGTTTGTCCGGCATTACGCCTCAAAAGATATATTTCAAGATATTCGGCACGTTCTTCCTCATACTTGCCTCAAGCTCCATATTTTCCTTGATAGGTAAGGGAGACAACTCTTTCCGTTTCAGCCTCGGCGGCGTTGCCGGCCTGGTCTTTTCTGATTTCCTGGTAAAATATCTGGGCAGGGGCGGAGCGCTCCTTATTATAGCGGTATTATTCCTGTTATCCGTGCTTCTCGCCACAGAATTCCTGCTGCTGCCTTTTCTTACCGGGCTATTTGGGAGGCTAAAGGCTTTTGGAGAGAACGCGGATGAACGCGCTGCGGAGCGGCGCGATAAGCCTTTATTTACGGTAAGGAAGCCGGTTATAAAGATCGCTAACGGTGAAAAACAATCCGCGGCGCAAGCTGCAAGGCCGCCGATCGCCCGGAAACCCGAGAGGGAAGTCCCTATCAGGATAAACCTTCCGCCTGAGCGCAAAGACGTTGTTGTTAAAAAACCCGCGCCGCGGGTTGCGGTAGCCGTCAAGGCGCCGTCCCAGGAGACCGTTAAAACGGCAGTCCCGTCCATGGCAGCCGCCTCCGCGCCCGTCGCAAAATATATACTTCCCGGACTGGATCTCCTGGATTCTCCGCCGCCTATGGAATCAAGGAAGATAAAAGATGATTTTGAAGGCAATGCCCGTATCCTGGAGGAGACATTGAGGGATTTCGACATCGAAGGCAAGGTCGTGGAGATAAACAAAGGGCCCGTTATAACGAGATACGAACTTGAGCTTGCGCCCGGCGTCAAACTCCACAGGATCACTTCGCTTGGCGATAACATAGCTCTCGCGATGAAAGCCCAGAGTGTAAGGATAGTGGCCCCAATACCGGGAAAGGGCACCGTAGGTTTTGAGGTCCCGAATTCGAAGAGCGCGCTCGTGTATTTAAGGGAGGTCATAGATTCACCCGAATATAAGGACTCGAGATCCAAGTTGAAACTCGGTATAGGGAAAGATATAGCGGGCATGCCGGTTGTGGCGGACCTTGCGACTATGCCGCACCTGCTGATCGCGGGCGCGACCGGTTCGGGTAAGACGGTTTGCGTCAATACTATCATAACGAGCCTGCTGTATAATTCCACGCCTGAAGACGTCAAATTCATAATGATCGATCCGAAAAGAGTAGAGCTGGCCGTTTTTAACGGTCTCCCGCACCTACTGTCGCCGGTTGTGACCGATACCAAAAAGGTGGAGAGCACCCTTGCGTGGGTCGTGAGCGAGATGGATTCGAGATACGAGCTCTTCGCGAAATTCGGTGTAAGGAATATAGACCTTTATAATGCTAAATTCGGCCCCGCCGGGAGTGAGGCGAGGGGCGGGGCAGGCAATGGCGCCGGAGCGAGGCTGCCGTATATAGTTATAATAATCGACGAGTTGGCTGACCTGATGATGGTCGCGCAGGCCGATGTCGAAGGGGCGATTACGCGCCTGGCCCAGCTTTCAAGAGCGGTTGGGATACATATCATAATAGCTACCCAGAGGCCGTCGGTCGACGTCATTACCGGCGTCATTAAAGCGAATTTCCCGGCCAGGATATCGTTCAAGGTCGCGTCAAAAGTCGATTCAAGGACCGTCCTGGATATGAACGGAGCCGACAAGTTGCTGGGCAGAGGAGACATGCTATTCGTGGAACCCGGCGCAGCAAAACCAGTCAGGGCGCAGTGCAGCCTTATCTCCGATAAGGAGATCGAAAGCATAACTAACTTCATAAAGAGCCAGCGGCAGCCGGAATACGTCGAAGGCATACTGGAAGTCCAGAAGAAGACGAGTTTCAAGAAATTTGAGAAGGACGAGGTATACGGAGAGGCAGTGAAGATGATACTGGAGACGGGACAGGCGTCTGTATCTGTCCTGCAGAGAAGACTGGGTTTGGGGTATACAAGGGCCGCGAGGCTCATAGACATGATGGAGGATGAAGGGATAGTAGGCCCTTATCAGGGATCCAAGCCCAGGGACCTGCTTATGACATTAGAGGAGTATCAGGCAAAAAGTGGCAACCAATAA
- a CDS encoding undecaprenyl-diphosphate phosphatase produces the protein MTITQAIILGIVQGITEFFPISSSGHLVALQGIFGLKESKIAFDIFLHFGTLVAVLAFFRKEILALFGKERKLLLFLVIASIPTFIIAIVFKDMAERLFAAPKVVGYMLLVTGAWLIASVLFSKKIETRKELTAADSILIGIAQGIAIIPGISRSGATIATGFLAGLDKELCVRFSFLLSIPAVLGAIVFKARKIAGALTGQDPLTFIAGGLAAMCVGLIAIKLLLKMARSDKFYMFGVYCIIVGLIVIVRF, from the coding sequence ATGACTATTACACAGGCAATCATACTCGGCATTGTCCAGGGTATAACGGAATTTTTTCCTATATCGAGCTCGGGACATCTTGTGGCGCTGCAGGGCATATTCGGTCTGAAGGAATCCAAGATAGCTTTTGACATATTTCTTCATTTCGGCACGCTTGTCGCTGTACTGGCGTTCTTCCGAAAAGAGATATTGGCCCTTTTCGGGAAAGAGAGGAAGCTTCTGCTGTTCCTGGTTATCGCCTCGATACCGACTTTCATCATCGCGATCGTTTTTAAGGATATGGCGGAGAGGCTGTTTGCGGCGCCGAAAGTCGTTGGATACATGCTTCTTGTGACCGGGGCGTGGTTGATAGCGTCGGTGTTGTTTTCTAAGAAGATCGAGACGAGGAAAGAGTTGACCGCAGCCGATTCTATACTGATAGGAATTGCCCAGGGGATAGCGATAATTCCTGGAATATCAAGAAGCGGCGCTACTATAGCTACGGGGTTCCTGGCGGGCCTGGATAAAGAGTTATGCGTAAGATTCTCATTCCTTCTCTCTATACCCGCGGTATTAGGGGCGATAGTATTTAAGGCCAGGAAGATAGCGGGCGCTCTTACCGGCCAGGATCCGCTGACGTTTATTGCCGGAGGGCTTGCGGCGATGTGCGTAGGCCTCATCGCCATAAAACTTCTGTTGAAGATGGCCAGGAGCGACAAATTTTATATGTTCGGCGTATATTGCATCATTGTCGGGCTCATTGTGATTGTGCGGTTTTAG
- the dut gene encoding dUTP diphosphatase: MKKVNVLIKKKNGCEDLPLPAYATAGSSGLDLAADVEAEAVILPGEIRLISAGIYVSIPEGYEAEIRPRSGLALKHGISLVNTPGTIDSDYRGLLSLIMINHGKEPFKISRGMRIAQMVIKEVIRADVKQTEELDDTARSHGGFGHSGT, from the coding sequence TTGAAAAAAGTAAATGTCCTTATAAAAAAGAAGAATGGCTGCGAGGACCTGCCGTTGCCGGCTTACGCCACTGCGGGTTCGAGTGGGTTGGATCTTGCGGCCGACGTCGAAGCTGAAGCTGTCATATTGCCAGGCGAGATAAGACTTATCTCGGCTGGCATTTATGTAAGCATCCCGGAAGGTTACGAGGCCGAGATAAGGCCGCGAAGCGGGCTGGCCCTGAAACACGGCATAAGCCTGGTCAATACGCCCGGGACGATAGATTCCGACTACAGAGGCCTATTGAGCCTCATAATGATAAACCACGGGAAAGAGCCTTTTAAAATAAGCCGGGGGATGCGGATCGCCCAGATGGTCATAAAAGAGGTCATCAGAGCCGACGTAAAGCAAACGGAAGAACTGGATGATACCGCTAGATCGCACGGCGGATTCGGGCATAGCGGGACTTAA
- the pnp gene encoding polyribonucleotide nucleotidyltransferase translates to MGHARSSSVGLLWVTAVCSKKPREDIDFFPLTCEYQEKTYAAGKIPGGFFKREGRPSEKEILTARLMDRPIRPLFPEGFINEVQLVAIVVSSDGENDSDVLAMVGASTALSISDIPFSGPIAAVRVGRIDGKFVINPTFQELNSSDLDLVVTGSRDAIIMVESGSNEISEDDLAAAIKFGHESLQPILDLQEKMIKACGKKKREVTFYKIDEKLIAEVKKFSAAKLNDINILGTKEQREEAMDNLSRELMEKLATEDSGYSEKDVKNALSVVEEEAVRKFIIEKKKRVDGRRFDEIRQITCEVGVLPRTHGSGLFTRGQTQSLSVTTLGTSADEQMIDALEGETQKSFMLHYNFPPFSVGETRPMRGPGRREIGHGALAERALKAVMPNKENFPYTVRVVSEILESNGSSSMATVCASSLSLMDAGVPITKPVSGIAIGLIMDGKEPIILTDIGGVEDHYGDMDFKVAGTKDGITALQMDLKVQGIDMSVIKKALEIGKRSRLFILDKMAEAISGPKGVISQFAPHIVSFKISQSKIGEVIGPGGKNIKKIIQDTGVTIDIDDDGVVQIASQDGAAIEKAVNIVKGMVEEPEVGKIYSGKVKRIMNFGAFCEIMPGKEGLIHVSELANKFVKNVEDVVKVGDEVTVKVIEIDEQGRVNLSKKQADPDYKPESDENASRRKKS, encoded by the coding sequence ATGGGGCATGCACGGTCCAGCTCGGTGGGACTGTTGTGGGTAACCGCCGTATGCTCAAAGAAACCGAGGGAGGATATCGACTTCTTCCCTCTTACCTGCGAATACCAGGAGAAGACATACGCCGCCGGGAAGATCCCTGGAGGATTTTTCAAGCGTGAGGGGAGGCCGTCTGAAAAAGAGATACTTACAGCAAGGTTGATGGATAGGCCGATCAGGCCGCTATTCCCTGAAGGTTTTATCAATGAAGTGCAGCTGGTCGCCATAGTGGTGTCGAGCGACGGGGAGAACGATTCCGATGTCCTGGCCATGGTAGGAGCTTCGACGGCGCTTTCGATATCCGATATCCCGTTCAGCGGACCCATTGCGGCTGTCAGAGTGGGCAGGATTGACGGGAAGTTCGTGATCAATCCGACATTCCAGGAATTGAACTCAAGCGACCTGGACCTTGTAGTGACAGGGTCGAGGGACGCGATAATTATGGTAGAGTCGGGTTCGAACGAGATAAGCGAAGATGACCTCGCCGCCGCGATCAAGTTCGGGCATGAGAGCCTGCAGCCCATACTGGATCTTCAGGAGAAGATGATAAAAGCGTGCGGAAAGAAAAAGAGGGAAGTAACGTTCTATAAGATAGACGAAAAGCTTATCGCCGAGGTTAAGAAATTCTCCGCCGCTAAACTTAACGACATAAATATACTCGGCACCAAGGAGCAGAGGGAAGAAGCGATGGACAACCTCTCCAGGGAGCTGATGGAGAAGCTGGCCACGGAAGATTCCGGATACAGCGAGAAGGACGTCAAGAATGCCTTAAGCGTTGTAGAAGAAGAGGCGGTGCGTAAGTTCATTATAGAGAAGAAGAAGCGCGTAGACGGCAGGCGTTTCGATGAGATCAGGCAGATTACGTGTGAGGTCGGAGTGCTGCCGAGGACGCATGGATCGGGACTATTCACGCGCGGACAGACCCAGAGCCTGTCGGTCACGACGCTCGGGACGAGCGCCGACGAGCAGATGATAGACGCCCTCGAGGGCGAGACGCAGAAGAGCTTCATGCTGCATTATAATTTTCCTCCGTTCTCCGTCGGAGAAACCAGGCCGATGAGAGGTCCCGGCAGGAGAGAGATAGGCCACGGCGCGTTAGCGGAAAGAGCGCTGAAGGCTGTAATGCCCAACAAAGAGAATTTCCCGTATACGGTCAGGGTAGTGTCCGAGATATTGGAGTCGAACGGGTCTTCGAGCATGGCTACGGTATGCGCGAGTTCGCTTTCGTTGATGGACGCGGGCGTGCCGATAACGAAGCCTGTAAGCGGGATCGCGATAGGGCTTATTATGGATGGGAAAGAGCCGATCATTCTTACGGATATAGGAGGGGTCGAGGACCATTACGGCGACATGGACTTTAAGGTCGCGGGGACTAAAGACGGTATCACGGCCCTTCAGATGGACCTGAAGGTCCAGGGTATAGACATGTCGGTCATAAAGAAGGCCCTCGAGATCGGTAAGAGGTCCAGGCTCTTCATATTGGACAAGATGGCAGAGGCGATATCGGGGCCCAAAGGCGTTATATCGCAATTCGCTCCTCATATAGTCAGTTTCAAGATAAGTCAATCGAAGATCGGGGAGGTCATAGGGCCGGGCGGAAAGAATATAAAGAAGATAATACAGGATACCGGTGTTACCATAGATATAGACGATGACGGCGTCGTGCAGATAGCTTCGCAGGATGGCGCGGCGATAGAAAAGGCCGTCAATATCGTCAAGGGGATGGTCGAAGAGCCGGAGGTCGGAAAGATATACAGCGGGAAGGTAAAGCGTATAATGAACTTTGGAGCTTTTTGCGAGATTATGCCCGGCAAGGAAGGTTTGATACATGTCTCTGAACTGGCGAATAAGTTCGTGAAGAACGTCGAAGACGTAGTGAAGGTCGGTGATGAGGTCACGGTCAAGGTAATAGAGATAGACGAACAGGGGAGGGTGAACCTGTCTAAAAAACAGGCTGACCCCGACTATAAGCCGGAGTCCGATGAAAACGCCTCCCGGCGCAAAAAGAGTTGA
- the rpsO gene encoding 30S ribosomal protein S15 has translation MALVKEKKKEIIKTFKGHEKDTGSPSVQIALLTERINSLSGHFKNHKRDHHSRQGLLRMVSVRRRLLEYLKRSDAKGYQDIIKKLDLRK, from the coding sequence ATGGCATTGGTTAAAGAGAAGAAGAAAGAGATAATAAAGACCTTTAAGGGACACGAAAAGGACACGGGTTCGCCGAGCGTCCAGATCGCGCTGCTTACCGAGAGGATCAACTCCCTCTCAGGGCATTTTAAGAACCACAAGCGTGACCATCACTCGAGGCAGGGTCTGCTTCGCATGGTAAGCGTGAGAAGAAGGCTCCTCGAGTACCTCAAGCGTTCAGACGCGAAAGGGTACCAGGATATTATCAAGAAGTTGGACCTGAGGAAATAA
- a CDS encoding bifunctional riboflavin kinase/FAD synthetase, translated as MKVIYGLHHIEKPVCGSVATIGVFDGVHIGHKKIIDMAVSRARASGLKSIVLTFDPHPAKVLYPRPNVPSLISLDHRMRLIAERGVDISVVLKFTRHFSGLSPEKFLKDVLAGRLGVKYIYAGENFYFGKGAKAGTGKLKNMALSLGVKVIEVRPVMVMGRIASSSLARDLILKGDLAGASRILGRPVSVLGTVVSGSRIARALGYPTANVNPHHEAVPPAGVYAVTVRLGRKTYRGVLNIGVRPTFYGSRDEETAIEAHIFGFTGNIYGRDLEISFVKKIRDELKFSDRGELMRRIRQDVTAAKKLLYK; from the coding sequence ATGAAAGTAATATACGGTTTACATCATATCGAGAAGCCCGTATGCGGGTCGGTCGCGACCATAGGCGTATTCGACGGGGTCCATATCGGGCATAAGAAGATCATAGATATGGCCGTTTCCCGCGCCAGGGCTTCGGGGTTAAAGAGTATCGTCCTGACGTTCGACCCTCATCCTGCAAAGGTCCTGTATCCCCGGCCCAACGTGCCCAGCCTTATTTCGCTGGATCACAGGATGAGGCTCATAGCCGAACGCGGGGTGGACATATCGGTGGTGTTGAAATTCACGAGACATTTTTCCGGTCTCTCGCCGGAGAAATTCCTTAAAGATGTCCTGGCCGGCAGGCTAGGCGTAAAATATATATACGCCGGAGAGAATTTTTATTTCGGCAAGGGCGCGAAGGCAGGGACCGGCAAGCTTAAGAATATGGCCCTGTCTCTAGGCGTAAAAGTAATAGAGGTAAGGCCGGTCATGGTAATGGGGCGGATAGCCAGCTCGAGCCTTGCCAGGGATCTAATATTAAAAGGAGACCTTGCCGGCGCTTCCAGGATATTGGGCCGACCTGTTTCAGTGCTCGGCACGGTAGTCAGCGGTTCCCGGATCGCAAGGGCGCTGGGCTATCCTACAGCCAATGTGAACCCTCACCATGAAGCCGTGCCGCCGGCAGGCGTATATGCCGTTACCGTCCGCCTGGGCCGCAAGACATACAGGGGTGTGCTGAACATAGGCGTACGGCCGACTTTTTACGGCTCCAGGGACGAGGAGACCGCGATAGAAGCGCATATATTCGGCTTCACCGGCAATATCTACGGAAGGGATCTCGAAATATCGTTTGTAAAGAAGATAAGGGATGAGTTAAAGTTCAGCGACCGCGGCGAACTGATGAGACGCATAAGACAGGATGTGACGGCCGCCAAGAAATTATTATATAAATAA